The proteins below are encoded in one region of Brassica napus cultivar Da-Ae chromosome A6, Da-Ae, whole genome shotgun sequence:
- the LOC125575885 gene encoding uncharacterized protein LOC125575885 isoform X9: MKNNLKKKGKLLSIAKDCEVEVSIQEDGFRGSWYRAILEQNPTRVTGKKLRVSYKTMFNEDGVSPLKETIERSFIRPVPPECLNEGVVFKEGSVVDAYFNNGWWTGVIVVERPDGSFLVYFDDPPDIMRFIRSQLRPHADWIGSKWVKSKNKVLSQHMFTRGKLVEMTREISESEKEKIWVRALVITEVRKQGDDRRKFLIKRCTISQNSSDEAEGKHLIVDICKIRPSPPRDLCAEYSLNDYVEVVVTHGWRKGRVTEILLENKYKVYFAATKEDAVFNYTEIRLSMEWLGGGSWIRAHEREFENNAGTPIRPGQDSPSNTLATDEDDTLNDDATKIRSDQESPSITLVLESNEEDKVNDDATEITSSLERHRNTSVLEATEAETQNHETIYGKELPLPHESEDMMDDVATPIIDPQEIPRGETMSESNDKIALPKRISETGTKGVVLQRINKRSNLKLVGKVETLLGKEFKKLEDSFLAPVIKMGRKQKLMVFSRHLIHHLLLRRIDIGEKGLWFTFGEQLMRFSLREFHLTTGLPCVVDKDEDEAETSATKKKKKDPWMNKNQTLNTLLKLLVEKSKELTADQRLRLGATILVEGILMASNPVTSIPEERLLRARNFKEFCKYPWGNLAFDYLLKEVKSFTYAKLTENNQYAICGFIYALQLWALSSVNQLGTFFGISDDGIQFPLCLHWKETKALTIEEVNRFDQMEKVDVKCILGDPGLHSDLVEDVDCEFGRVVDLVKRGYRLKRQDWLNRSVDIAVAEAEVDENNSVPGIDATDQEKIEFLNNKVVSLEERVKYLEGLLNIRGETVKETEKSKETEAATKTKVNGQNADYELDENEVLGVYIDAKRKEIAKRKKNGVRPPREVGHQDEDDVEVEVNEEQPQEEEEQQQEDDTEDDVDDGDKESENPETNEEQKQEEEEQQQEDDTEVNTDVDVGAKENGSENPVKGSKKRGRKVNISQCIRVYKMLFSIIYVTFFIVSSKLKDGEENEDAYEKPVKVTRKSERVTKVNISLCIMLYKMLFSIINVTFFIVSSKLKGGEVNEDASEKPMKGTRKSKRGTKVNISQCIRVYKMLFSIINVTFFIVSSKLKGGEVNEDASEKPMKGTRKSKRGTKVNISLCIMLYKMLFSILYVTFFIVSSKLKDGEENEYAYEKPVKVTRKSERVTKGKKKGVTPPREVQQQVEDHAETNEDGEGNEDASKKHVKFTKKNGRGNKEHNVGTPKSKKQKKQFEKDSADDVIGSVLEDLKNAD, from the exons atgaaaaataatttgaagaaaaaaggaaaactttTGTCTATTGCCAAAGATTGTGAAGTAGAAGTATCTATTCAAGAAGATGGGTTCAGAGGTTCTTGGTATAGAGCTATCCTCGAGCAAAATCCGACGAGAGTAACAGGAAAAAAGCTTCGGGTTAGTTACAAAACTATGTTCAACGAAGATGGTGTAAGTCCTTTGAAGGAAACTATTGAAAGAAGTTTTATTCGGCCAGTCCCGCCAGAGTGTCTGAATGAGGGTGTCGTATTCAAGGAAGGGTCGGTGGTGGATGCTTATTTTAATAATGGTTGGTGGACTGGTGTTATCGTAGTTGAAAGGCCAGATGGTAGTTTTttggtttactttgatgatcCACCAGACATAATGAGATTCATCAGAAGCCAACTGAGACCTCATGCTGATTGGATCGGCTCCAAATGGGTCAAAAGCAAAAACaag GTATTGAGTCAACACATGTTTACGAGAGGGAAGTTGGTGGAAATGACCCGTGAAATTAGTGAAagtgaaaaggaaaaaatttGGGTCCGAGCATTGGTAATTACAGAAGTTCGGAAACAAGGAGATGATAGAAGAAAATTTCTGATCAAAAGATGTACAATCTCACAAAATTCGAGTGATGAAGCGGAAGGAAAACATTTAATAGTTGATATTTGCAAAATAAGGCCATCTCCTCCTCGAGATCTTTGTGCAGAGTACAGTCTGAACGACTATGTTGAAGTGGTTGTTACCCATGGGTGGCGCAAAGGTCGAGTGACGGAAATTCTCCTTGAAAACAAATACAAAGTGTATTTCGCTGCCACAAAAGAGGATGCGGTTTTTAATTATACTGAGATTAGGCTGTCAATGGAGTGGCTAGGTGGTGGTAGTTGGATTCGCGCACATGAG AGAGAATTTGAAAATAATGCTGGCACACCAATCAGACCCGGTCAAGATAGTCCTAGTAACACACTTGCCACCGATGAAGATGATACGTTGAATGATGATGCCACCAAAATCAGATCCGATCAAGAGAGCCCTAGTATCACACTTGTTTTAGAATCCAATGAAGAGGATAAGGTGAATGATGATGCCACAGAAATCACATCCTCTCTCGAGAGACACAGAAACACTTCTGTTTTAGAAGCCACTGAGGCTGAAACACAAAACCATGAAACCATATAT GGAAAGGAGTTACCATTACCTCATGAATCAGAAGATATGATGGATGATGTAGCCACTCCAATCATAGACCCTCAAGAGATTCCACGAG GTGAAACGATGAGTGAGTCTAATGACAAGATTGCTTTGCCAAAAAGAATCTCCGAAACTGGTACAAAAGGAGTCGTATTGCAAAGAATTAACAAGCGCTCCAATCTGAAGTTGGTTGGTAAAGTTGAAACCCTTTTGGGCAAAGAATTCAAGAAGCTTGAAGATTCATTCTTGGCTCCGGTAATTAAGATGGGAAGGAAGCAGAAGCTTATGGTGTTTTCAAGGCATTTGATTCATCACTTACTCTTAAGGAGAATTGATATAGGCGAGAAGGGTTTGTGGTTTACTTTTGGAGAACAACTAATGAGGTTTTCTCTAAGAGAATTCCACTTGACAACGGGTCTGCCTTGTGttgttgataaagatgaagatgaagccgAGACTTCagcaacaaaaaagaagaagaaagatccATGGATGAACAAGAATCAAACTCTAAACACCTTGCTTAAGCTTCTTGTCGAAAAGAGTAAAGAGCTTACTGCTGATCAGAGATTAAGATTGGGAGCTACAATCCTTGTGGAAGGGATATTGATGGCAAGCAATCCGGTGACAAGTATTCCAGAAGAGCGTCTGCTTAGAGCTAGAAATTTCAAAGAGTTTTGCAAGTATCCCTGGGGGAATTTGGCCTTTGATTATTTACTGAAAGAAGTGAAGAGCTTTACCTATGCAAAGCTGACGGAGAATAATCAATACGCGATTTGTGGCTTTATATATGCGCTTCAGCTCTGGGCGTTATCTTCTGTGAATCAACTAGGCACATTCTTTGGTATTAGCGATGATGGAATTCAGTTTCCCTTGTGCTTGCATTGGAAAGAAACCAAAGCGCTTACTATTGAGGAGGTTAACAGATTCGACCAAATGGAGAAG GTTGATGTCAAATGTATCCTTGGAGATCCCGGATTGCATAGCGACTTGGTTGAAGATGTTGACTGTGAATTTGGAAGAGTTGTTGATCTTGTCAAAAGAGGATATCGTTTGAAGAGACAAGATTGGCTCAATAGAAGTGTCGACATTGCCGTTGCTGAAGCTGAAGTGGACGAAAATAATTCTGTTCCTGGGATTGATGCAACTGATCAAGAAAAGATTGAATTCCTCAATAATAAGGTAGTGTCTCTTGAAGAAAGAGTGAAGTACCTTGAAGGTCTTTTGAACATTCGTGGAGAAACTGTGAAG GAAACTGAGAAGTCAAAAGAAACTGAAGCCGCCACAAAAACCAAG GTAAATGGACAGAATGCCGATTATGAACTTGACGAAAATGAAGTTTTAGGAGTTTATATAGATGCCAAAAGAAAGGAAATCGCTaag AGAAAGAAGAATGGTGTAAGACCTCCACGTGAAGTAGGACatcaagatgaagatgatgtaGAAGTCGAAGTCAATGAA gaacaaccacaagaagaagaggaacaacaacaagaagatgATACAGAAGACGATGTGGACGATGGTGATAAAGAGAGTGAAAATCCGGAAACCAATGAA GAACAGAAACAAGAGGAAGAGGAGCAACAACAAGAGGATGACACAGAAGTCAATACAGATGTTGACGTCGGTGCTAAGGAAAATGGATCTGAAAACCCCGTGAAAGGTTCAAAGAAACGTGGAAGAAAGGTAAATATCTCTCAGtgtataagggtttataaaatgtTGTTTAGTATAATCtatgtaactttttttattgtgtCATCAAAATTGAAGGATGGAGAAGAAAATGAGGATGCATATGAAAAGCCCGTGAAGGTTACAAGGAAAAGTGAAAGAGTAACTAAGGTAAATATCTCTCTGTGTATAATGCTTTATAAAATGCTGTTTAGTATAATCAatgtaactttttttattgtgtCATCAAAATTGAAGGGTGGAGAAGTAAATGAGGATGCATCTGAAAAGCCCATGAAGGGTACAAGGAAAAGTAAAAGAGGAACTAAGGTGAATATCTCTCAGtgtataagggtttataaaatgcTGTTTAGTATAATCAatgtaactttttttattgtgtCATCAAAATTGAAGGGTGGAGAAGTAAATGAGGATGCATCTGAAAAGCCCATGAAGGGTACAAGGAAAAGTAAAAGAGGAACTAAGGTGAATATCTCTCTGTGTATAATGCTTTATAAAATGTTGTTTAGTATACTCtatgtaactttttttattgtgtCATCAAAATTGAAGGATGGAGAAGAAAATGAGTATGCATATGAAAAGCCCGTGAAGGTTACAAGGAAAAGTGAAAGAGTAACTAAG GGAAAGAAGAAAGGTGTAACACCCCCACGTGAAGTACAACAACAAGTAGAAGATCATGCAGAAACCAATGAA GATGGAGAAGGGAATGAGGATGCATCTAAAAAGCACGTGAAGTTTACAAAGAAGAATGGAAGAGGAAATAAG GAACACAATGTTGGCACCCCCAAAtcgaaaaaacaaaagaaacaatttGAGAAAGATTCAGCTGATGATGTGATAGGAAGTGTTTTGGAAGATCTTAAAAATGCCGATTAG
- the LOC125575885 gene encoding uncharacterized protein LOC125575885 isoform X20, whose amino-acid sequence MKNNLKKKGKLLSIAKDCEVEVSIQEDGFRGSWYRAILEQNPTRVTGKKLRVSYKTMFNEDGVSPLKETIERSFIRPVPPECLNEGVVFKEGSVVDAYFNNGWWTGVIVVERPDGSFLVYFDDPPDIMRFIRSQLRPHADWIGSKWVKSKNKVLSQHMFTRGKLVEMTREISESEKEKIWVRALVITEVRKQGDDRRKFLIKRCTISQNSSDEAEGKHLIVDICKIRPSPPRDLCAEYSLNDYVEVVVTHGWRKGRVTEILLENKYKVYFAATKEDAVFNYTEIRLSMEWLGGGSWIRAHEREFENNAGTPIRPGQDSPSNTLATDEDDTLNDDATKIRSDQESPSITLVLESNEEDKVNDDATEITSSLERHRNTSVLEATEAETQNHETIYGKELPLPHESEDMMDDVATPIIDPQEIPRGETMSESNDKIALPKRISETGTKGVVLQRINKRSNLKLVGKVETLLGKEFKKLEDSFLAPVIKMGRKQKLMVFSRHLIHHLLLRRIDIGEKGLWFTFGEQLMRFSLREFHLTTGLPCVVDKDEDEAETSATKKKKKDPWMNKNQTLNTLLKLLVEKSKELTADQRLRLGATILVEGILMASNPVTSIPEERLLRARNFKEFCKYPWGNLAFDYLLKEVKSFTYAKLTENNQYAICGFIYALQLWALSSVNQLGTFFGISDDGIQFPLCLHWKETKALTIEEVNRFDQMEKVDVKCILGDPGLHSDLVEDVDCEFGRVVDLVKRGYRLKRQDWLNRSVDIAVAEAEVDENNSVPGIDATDQEKIEFLNNKVVSLEERVKYLEGLLNIRGETVKETEKSKETEAATKTKVNGQNADYELDENEVLGVYIDAKRKEIAKRKKNGVRPPREVGHQDEDDVEVEVNEEQPQEEEEQQQEDDTEDDVDDGDKESENPETNEGQTQEEEEQHQEDDAEVNEEQPQEEEEQQEEEDTEDDVDDGDKESENPETNEEQKQEEEEQQQEDDTEVNTDVDVGAKENGSENPVKGSKKRGRKDGEENEDAYEKPVKVTRKSERVTKGGEVNEDASEKPMKGTRKSKRGTKDGEENEYAYEKPVKVTRKSERVTKGKKKGVTPPREVQQQVEDHAETNEDGEGNEDASKKHVKFTKKNGRGNKEHNVGTPKSKKQKKQFEKDSADDVIGSVLEDLKNAD is encoded by the exons atgaaaaataatttgaagaaaaaaggaaaactttTGTCTATTGCCAAAGATTGTGAAGTAGAAGTATCTATTCAAGAAGATGGGTTCAGAGGTTCTTGGTATAGAGCTATCCTCGAGCAAAATCCGACGAGAGTAACAGGAAAAAAGCTTCGGGTTAGTTACAAAACTATGTTCAACGAAGATGGTGTAAGTCCTTTGAAGGAAACTATTGAAAGAAGTTTTATTCGGCCAGTCCCGCCAGAGTGTCTGAATGAGGGTGTCGTATTCAAGGAAGGGTCGGTGGTGGATGCTTATTTTAATAATGGTTGGTGGACTGGTGTTATCGTAGTTGAAAGGCCAGATGGTAGTTTTttggtttactttgatgatcCACCAGACATAATGAGATTCATCAGAAGCCAACTGAGACCTCATGCTGATTGGATCGGCTCCAAATGGGTCAAAAGCAAAAACaag GTATTGAGTCAACACATGTTTACGAGAGGGAAGTTGGTGGAAATGACCCGTGAAATTAGTGAAagtgaaaaggaaaaaatttGGGTCCGAGCATTGGTAATTACAGAAGTTCGGAAACAAGGAGATGATAGAAGAAAATTTCTGATCAAAAGATGTACAATCTCACAAAATTCGAGTGATGAAGCGGAAGGAAAACATTTAATAGTTGATATTTGCAAAATAAGGCCATCTCCTCCTCGAGATCTTTGTGCAGAGTACAGTCTGAACGACTATGTTGAAGTGGTTGTTACCCATGGGTGGCGCAAAGGTCGAGTGACGGAAATTCTCCTTGAAAACAAATACAAAGTGTATTTCGCTGCCACAAAAGAGGATGCGGTTTTTAATTATACTGAGATTAGGCTGTCAATGGAGTGGCTAGGTGGTGGTAGTTGGATTCGCGCACATGAG AGAGAATTTGAAAATAATGCTGGCACACCAATCAGACCCGGTCAAGATAGTCCTAGTAACACACTTGCCACCGATGAAGATGATACGTTGAATGATGATGCCACCAAAATCAGATCCGATCAAGAGAGCCCTAGTATCACACTTGTTTTAGAATCCAATGAAGAGGATAAGGTGAATGATGATGCCACAGAAATCACATCCTCTCTCGAGAGACACAGAAACACTTCTGTTTTAGAAGCCACTGAGGCTGAAACACAAAACCATGAAACCATATAT GGAAAGGAGTTACCATTACCTCATGAATCAGAAGATATGATGGATGATGTAGCCACTCCAATCATAGACCCTCAAGAGATTCCACGAG GTGAAACGATGAGTGAGTCTAATGACAAGATTGCTTTGCCAAAAAGAATCTCCGAAACTGGTACAAAAGGAGTCGTATTGCAAAGAATTAACAAGCGCTCCAATCTGAAGTTGGTTGGTAAAGTTGAAACCCTTTTGGGCAAAGAATTCAAGAAGCTTGAAGATTCATTCTTGGCTCCGGTAATTAAGATGGGAAGGAAGCAGAAGCTTATGGTGTTTTCAAGGCATTTGATTCATCACTTACTCTTAAGGAGAATTGATATAGGCGAGAAGGGTTTGTGGTTTACTTTTGGAGAACAACTAATGAGGTTTTCTCTAAGAGAATTCCACTTGACAACGGGTCTGCCTTGTGttgttgataaagatgaagatgaagccgAGACTTCagcaacaaaaaagaagaagaaagatccATGGATGAACAAGAATCAAACTCTAAACACCTTGCTTAAGCTTCTTGTCGAAAAGAGTAAAGAGCTTACTGCTGATCAGAGATTAAGATTGGGAGCTACAATCCTTGTGGAAGGGATATTGATGGCAAGCAATCCGGTGACAAGTATTCCAGAAGAGCGTCTGCTTAGAGCTAGAAATTTCAAAGAGTTTTGCAAGTATCCCTGGGGGAATTTGGCCTTTGATTATTTACTGAAAGAAGTGAAGAGCTTTACCTATGCAAAGCTGACGGAGAATAATCAATACGCGATTTGTGGCTTTATATATGCGCTTCAGCTCTGGGCGTTATCTTCTGTGAATCAACTAGGCACATTCTTTGGTATTAGCGATGATGGAATTCAGTTTCCCTTGTGCTTGCATTGGAAAGAAACCAAAGCGCTTACTATTGAGGAGGTTAACAGATTCGACCAAATGGAGAAG GTTGATGTCAAATGTATCCTTGGAGATCCCGGATTGCATAGCGACTTGGTTGAAGATGTTGACTGTGAATTTGGAAGAGTTGTTGATCTTGTCAAAAGAGGATATCGTTTGAAGAGACAAGATTGGCTCAATAGAAGTGTCGACATTGCCGTTGCTGAAGCTGAAGTGGACGAAAATAATTCTGTTCCTGGGATTGATGCAACTGATCAAGAAAAGATTGAATTCCTCAATAATAAGGTAGTGTCTCTTGAAGAAAGAGTGAAGTACCTTGAAGGTCTTTTGAACATTCGTGGAGAAACTGTGAAG GAAACTGAGAAGTCAAAAGAAACTGAAGCCGCCACAAAAACCAAG GTAAATGGACAGAATGCCGATTATGAACTTGACGAAAATGAAGTTTTAGGAGTTTATATAGATGCCAAAAGAAAGGAAATCGCTaag AGAAAGAAGAATGGTGTAAGACCTCCACGTGAAGTAGGACatcaagatgaagatgatgtaGAAGTCGAAGTCAATGAA gaacaaccacaagaagaagaggaacaacaacaagaagatgATACAGAAGACGATGTGGACGATGGTGATAAAGAGAGTGAAAATCCGGAAACCAATGAA GGACAGACACAAGAGGAAGAGGAACAACACCAAGAGGATGACGCAGAAGTCAATGAA gaacagccacaagaagaagaggaacaacaagaagaagaggatacAGAAGACGATGTGGACGACGGTGATAAAGAGAGTGAAAATCCGGAAACCAATGAA GAACAGAAACAAGAGGAAGAGGAGCAACAACAAGAGGATGACACAGAAGTCAATACAGATGTTGACGTCGGTGCTAAGGAAAATGGATCTGAAAACCCCGTGAAAGGTTCAAAGAAACGTGGAAGAAAG GATGGAGAAGAAAATGAGGATGCATATGAAAAGCCCGTGAAGGTTACAAGGAAAAGTGAAAGAGTAACTAAG GGTGGAGAAGTAAATGAGGATGCATCTGAAAAGCCCATGAAGGGTACAAGGAAAAGTAAAAGAGGAACTAAG GATGGAGAAGAAAATGAGTATGCATATGAAAAGCCCGTGAAGGTTACAAGGAAAAGTGAAAGAGTAACTAAG GGAAAGAAGAAAGGTGTAACACCCCCACGTGAAGTACAACAACAAGTAGAAGATCATGCAGAAACCAATGAA GATGGAGAAGGGAATGAGGATGCATCTAAAAAGCACGTGAAGTTTACAAAGAAGAATGGAAGAGGAAATAAG GAACACAATGTTGGCACCCCCAAAtcgaaaaaacaaaagaaacaatttGAGAAAGATTCAGCTGATGATGTGATAGGAAGTGTTTTGGAAGATCTTAAAAATGCCGATTAG
- the LOC125575885 gene encoding uncharacterized protein LOC125575885 isoform X13, with product MKNNLKKKGKLLSIAKDCEVEVSIQEDGFRGSWYRAILEQNPTRVTGKKLRVSYKTMFNEDGVSPLKETIERSFIRPVPPECLNEGVVFKEGSVVDAYFNNGWWTGVIVVERPDGSFLVYFDDPPDIMRFIRSQLRPHADWIGSKWVKSKNKVLSQHMFTRGKLVEMTREISESEKEKIWVRALVITEVRKQGDDRRKFLIKRCTISQNSSDEAEGKHLIVDICKIRPSPPRDLCAEYSLNDYVEVVVTHGWRKGRVTEILLENKYKVYFAATKEDAVFNYTEIRLSMEWLGGGSWIRAHEREFENNAGTPIRPGQDSPSNTLATDEDDTLNDDATKIRSDQESPSITLVLESNEEDKVNDDATEITSSLERHRNTSVLEATEAETQNHETIYGKELPLPHESEDMMDDVATPIIDPQEIPRGETMSESNDKIALPKRISETGTKGVVLQRINKRSNLKLVGKVETLLGKEFKKLEDSFLAPVIKMGRKQKLMVFSRHLIHHLLLRRIDIGEKGLWFTFGEQLMRFSLREFHLTTGLPCVVDKDEDEAETSATKKKKKDPWMNKNQTLNTLLKLLVEKSKELTADQRLRLGATILVEGILMASNPVTSIPEERLLRARNFKEFCKYPWGNLAFDYLLKEVKSFTYAKLTENNQYAICGFIYALQLWALSSVNQLGTFFGISDDGIQFPLCLHWKETKALTIEEVNRFDQMEKVDVKCILGDPGLHSDLVEDVDCEFGRVVDLVKRGYRLKRQDWLNRSVDIAVAEAEVDENNSVPGIDATDQEKIEFLNNKVVSLEERVKYLEGLLNIRGETVKETEKSKETEAATKTKVNGQNADYELDENEVLGVYIDAKRKEIAKRKKNGVRPPREVGHQDEDDVEVEVNEEQPQEEEEQQQEDDTEDDVDDGDKESENPETNEGQTQEEEEQHQEDDAEVNEEQPQEEEEQQEEEDTEDDVDDGDKESENPETNEKQEEEEQQQEDDTEVNTDVDVGAKENGSENPVKGSKKRGRKDGEENEDAYEKPVKVTRKSERVTKGGEVNEDASEKPMKGTRKSKRGTKVNISQCIRVYKMLFSIINVTFFIVSSKLKGGEVNEDASEKPMKGTRKSKRGTKVNISLCIMLYKMLFSILYVTFFIVSSKLKDGEENEYAYEKPVKVTRKSERVTKGKKKGVTPPREVQQQVEDHAETNEDGEGNEDASKKHVKFTKKNGRGNKEHNVGTPKSKKQKKQFEKDSADDVIGSVLEDLKNAD from the exons atgaaaaataatttgaagaaaaaaggaaaactttTGTCTATTGCCAAAGATTGTGAAGTAGAAGTATCTATTCAAGAAGATGGGTTCAGAGGTTCTTGGTATAGAGCTATCCTCGAGCAAAATCCGACGAGAGTAACAGGAAAAAAGCTTCGGGTTAGTTACAAAACTATGTTCAACGAAGATGGTGTAAGTCCTTTGAAGGAAACTATTGAAAGAAGTTTTATTCGGCCAGTCCCGCCAGAGTGTCTGAATGAGGGTGTCGTATTCAAGGAAGGGTCGGTGGTGGATGCTTATTTTAATAATGGTTGGTGGACTGGTGTTATCGTAGTTGAAAGGCCAGATGGTAGTTTTttggtttactttgatgatcCACCAGACATAATGAGATTCATCAGAAGCCAACTGAGACCTCATGCTGATTGGATCGGCTCCAAATGGGTCAAAAGCAAAAACaag GTATTGAGTCAACACATGTTTACGAGAGGGAAGTTGGTGGAAATGACCCGTGAAATTAGTGAAagtgaaaaggaaaaaatttGGGTCCGAGCATTGGTAATTACAGAAGTTCGGAAACAAGGAGATGATAGAAGAAAATTTCTGATCAAAAGATGTACAATCTCACAAAATTCGAGTGATGAAGCGGAAGGAAAACATTTAATAGTTGATATTTGCAAAATAAGGCCATCTCCTCCTCGAGATCTTTGTGCAGAGTACAGTCTGAACGACTATGTTGAAGTGGTTGTTACCCATGGGTGGCGCAAAGGTCGAGTGACGGAAATTCTCCTTGAAAACAAATACAAAGTGTATTTCGCTGCCACAAAAGAGGATGCGGTTTTTAATTATACTGAGATTAGGCTGTCAATGGAGTGGCTAGGTGGTGGTAGTTGGATTCGCGCACATGAG AGAGAATTTGAAAATAATGCTGGCACACCAATCAGACCCGGTCAAGATAGTCCTAGTAACACACTTGCCACCGATGAAGATGATACGTTGAATGATGATGCCACCAAAATCAGATCCGATCAAGAGAGCCCTAGTATCACACTTGTTTTAGAATCCAATGAAGAGGATAAGGTGAATGATGATGCCACAGAAATCACATCCTCTCTCGAGAGACACAGAAACACTTCTGTTTTAGAAGCCACTGAGGCTGAAACACAAAACCATGAAACCATATAT GGAAAGGAGTTACCATTACCTCATGAATCAGAAGATATGATGGATGATGTAGCCACTCCAATCATAGACCCTCAAGAGATTCCACGAG GTGAAACGATGAGTGAGTCTAATGACAAGATTGCTTTGCCAAAAAGAATCTCCGAAACTGGTACAAAAGGAGTCGTATTGCAAAGAATTAACAAGCGCTCCAATCTGAAGTTGGTTGGTAAAGTTGAAACCCTTTTGGGCAAAGAATTCAAGAAGCTTGAAGATTCATTCTTGGCTCCGGTAATTAAGATGGGAAGGAAGCAGAAGCTTATGGTGTTTTCAAGGCATTTGATTCATCACTTACTCTTAAGGAGAATTGATATAGGCGAGAAGGGTTTGTGGTTTACTTTTGGAGAACAACTAATGAGGTTTTCTCTAAGAGAATTCCACTTGACAACGGGTCTGCCTTGTGttgttgataaagatgaagatgaagccgAGACTTCagcaacaaaaaagaagaagaaagatccATGGATGAACAAGAATCAAACTCTAAACACCTTGCTTAAGCTTCTTGTCGAAAAGAGTAAAGAGCTTACTGCTGATCAGAGATTAAGATTGGGAGCTACAATCCTTGTGGAAGGGATATTGATGGCAAGCAATCCGGTGACAAGTATTCCAGAAGAGCGTCTGCTTAGAGCTAGAAATTTCAAAGAGTTTTGCAAGTATCCCTGGGGGAATTTGGCCTTTGATTATTTACTGAAAGAAGTGAAGAGCTTTACCTATGCAAAGCTGACGGAGAATAATCAATACGCGATTTGTGGCTTTATATATGCGCTTCAGCTCTGGGCGTTATCTTCTGTGAATCAACTAGGCACATTCTTTGGTATTAGCGATGATGGAATTCAGTTTCCCTTGTGCTTGCATTGGAAAGAAACCAAAGCGCTTACTATTGAGGAGGTTAACAGATTCGACCAAATGGAGAAG GTTGATGTCAAATGTATCCTTGGAGATCCCGGATTGCATAGCGACTTGGTTGAAGATGTTGACTGTGAATTTGGAAGAGTTGTTGATCTTGTCAAAAGAGGATATCGTTTGAAGAGACAAGATTGGCTCAATAGAAGTGTCGACATTGCCGTTGCTGAAGCTGAAGTGGACGAAAATAATTCTGTTCCTGGGATTGATGCAACTGATCAAGAAAAGATTGAATTCCTCAATAATAAGGTAGTGTCTCTTGAAGAAAGAGTGAAGTACCTTGAAGGTCTTTTGAACATTCGTGGAGAAACTGTGAAG GAAACTGAGAAGTCAAAAGAAACTGAAGCCGCCACAAAAACCAAG GTAAATGGACAGAATGCCGATTATGAACTTGACGAAAATGAAGTTTTAGGAGTTTATATAGATGCCAAAAGAAAGGAAATCGCTaag AGAAAGAAGAATGGTGTAAGACCTCCACGTGAAGTAGGACatcaagatgaagatgatgtaGAAGTCGAAGTCAATGAA gaacaaccacaagaagaagaggaacaacaacaagaagatgATACAGAAGACGATGTGGACGATGGTGATAAAGAGAGTGAAAATCCGGAAACCAATGAA GGACAGACACAAGAGGAAGAGGAACAACACCAAGAGGATGACGCAGAAGTCAATGAA gaacagccacaagaagaagaggaacaacaagaagaagaggatacAGAAGACGATGTGGACGACGGTGATAAAGAGAGTGAAAATCCGGAAACCAATGAA AAACAAGAGGAAGAGGAGCAACAACAAGAGGATGACACAGAAGTCAATACAGATGTTGACGTCGGTGCTAAGGAAAATGGATCTGAAAACCCCGTGAAAGGTTCAAAGAAACGTGGAAGAAAG GATGGAGAAGAAAATGAGGATGCATATGAAAAGCCCGTGAAGGTTACAAGGAAAAGTGAAAGAGTAACTAAG GGTGGAGAAGTAAATGAGGATGCATCTGAAAAGCCCATGAAGGGTACAAGGAAAAGTAAAAGAGGAACTAAGGTGAATATCTCTCAGtgtataagggtttataaaatgcTGTTTAGTATAATCAatgtaactttttttattgtgtCATCAAAATTGAAGGGTGGAGAAGTAAATGAGGATGCATCTGAAAAGCCCATGAAGGGTACAAGGAAAAGTAAAAGAGGAACTAAGGTGAATATCTCTCTGTGTATAATGCTTTATAAAATGTTGTTTAGTATACTCtatgtaactttttttattgtgtCATCAAAATTGAAGGATGGAGAAGAAAATGAGTATGCATATGAAAAGCCCGTGAAGGTTACAAGGAAAAGTGAAAGAGTAACTAAG GGAAAGAAGAAAGGTGTAACACCCCCACGTGAAGTACAACAACAAGTAGAAGATCATGCAGAAACCAATGAA GATGGAGAAGGGAATGAGGATGCATCTAAAAAGCACGTGAAGTTTACAAAGAAGAATGGAAGAGGAAATAAG GAACACAATGTTGGCACCCCCAAAtcgaaaaaacaaaagaaacaatttGAGAAAGATTCAGCTGATGATGTGATAGGAAGTGTTTTGGAAGATCTTAAAAATGCCGATTAG